One part of the [Synechococcus] sp. NIES-970 genome encodes these proteins:
- the rplS gene encoding ribosomal protein L19 gives MNAEAIIRSIEAEQLKGDLPIIHVGDTVRVGVKIKEGTKERVQPYEGTVIAMRNGGINETITVRKIFQGVGVERVFLLHSPLVDNIKVIRRGRVRRAKLYYLRDRVGKATRIKQRFDRPI, from the coding sequence ATGAACGCAGAAGCAATTATTCGCTCCATCGAAGCGGAACAGCTCAAGGGTGATCTGCCGATCATCCACGTGGGCGATACCGTTCGAGTCGGAGTTAAAATCAAAGAAGGGACAAAAGAGCGGGTTCAGCCCTATGAAGGCACCGTGATCGCGATGCGCAATGGTGGGATTAACGAAACCATCACTGTGCGTAAGATCTTCCAAGGAGTTGGCGTAGAGCGGGTCTTCCTGCTTCACTCTCCCTTGGTCGACAACATCAAGGTTATCCGTCGGGGTAGAGTCCGTCGGGCCAAGCTTTATTACTTGCGCGATCGCGTAGGTAAGGCAACCCGCATCAAACAGCGCTTCGATCGCCCGATTTAG